Below is a genomic region from Rana temporaria chromosome 3, aRanTem1.1, whole genome shotgun sequence.
gctcacacccacttccacctacgccggcttacgcctaggaaacccagcacatttttgggaggaagtgctttgtgaattttgtgcttgcctctctgcgctgcgtcggcataaatgtgcgccagtgtctgtgaatccgggccatagtattctTCTGACATCAAGAATATGCTTATACACAGATTTTCttaaatatttactttttttacaattgcatttttattttaaaaaatgggtTTATTTTATCAATAGCTTTTTTAAAGTCCTTGTTCCTGAATGTGTATATGATGGGATTAAGCAATGGAGTCATTACAGTATAAAAGAGGGAGAGGATCTTGTTCAGAATATCCAGTTGTCCTTTTGTTGGAAACAAATACACAGCGATTAGCGTCCCGTAAAACATGCACACTACGGTCAAGTGAGAGCTGCAGGTGGTAAAGGCTTTTTGTCTTCCTGTAATTGATTTAATTTTGAGGAtggctaaaacaatatatatataagatataaCAATTAATATGAAAGGTGCTACGACACAGATGAAACCTAATACATAGGTCTGAATATGGAGCCATGAAGTATCGGAGCAGGAAAGCTCAAGTATGGGTTCATAGTCACAGAAGAAGTGATGAATGATGTTTGGTCCACAGTAATATAAACTGCACAAAGATATGAAATCAACCAATGTAATTTTAAAACTTAATAACCAAATGATAATCACTGATTTAATGCAAATTGATTGGTTCATTATAGAGTTGTAATGcaggggcttacagatggccaaatACCGGTCATAGGACATCACAGCCAGTAGAAAAAACTCTGAGgcctcagcagctacaaaaaaggaGAACTGGATGATGCATCCAGCAAAAGACATGGTACATCCATCATATAAGATGATATAAAGAAAGTTGGGAAGAATATCTGTAGACAGAATTATATCAAGCAATGATAGTTGGGTGATGAAGAAGTACATGGGAGACTGAAGTGTTTTACTCAGATGATATAAAATCACAATGAAGAGATTTCCAGAAATAGTAACACAATATATGAAACACAGCACCAAGAAAAATAGAATgtttatgctttttatatttgGGAAACCTGTTAGTACAATATAGGTGATATTATTGCGATAGCCCACCTAGTAAGAGAATATAAAAATGCATAATAATTTAGGTTGCAAGCATAAGAAAATCTACTTTGTatggcaaaacaaaaacaacattaaGTCTGACATTTATCCATTCGATTTTGTTAGGATCCTTCATCAATATGTTACTATCCAGCTGAGTTTTGGCTGATTGGCTGAGCTTTTGTACTATACTGAAGACCCCCTAATGAGCCTTTGGGTTTGACAGGCTCTCCCAGCCTTTATCTTAAGCATCTGTCTATTACCCCAATAACCTCACCAACCCACCAGTGGGGACCGCATGGCTAAAATCAACTCTGCCAACCTTTGCTTAAACACATAGCAGCAATGATTTTCCTCTGCCTGGAAATATGTCCAGTCCTTCTCAAAGGCTGGTagaggtgggatctgggggtccctttgttaaagggggcttccagattctgataagcccccttccagcagacccccacaaccaccggacaagggttgttgggatgaggcccctgtccccatcaacatggggacaaggtgctttgaggtcagacccccaaagcatcctccccatgttgagcgcatgtggcctgatacggttcaggaggggtacGCTTTCTCGTCCCccactcttttcctgtggcctgccaggatgcatgctcggataatggtctggtacgccatttttttattttggcgcaaggttccccttaaaatccataccagacctttatggtctggtatggattttgagggggaaccctatgtcattaaaaaaaaaattgccatgccatttttttcaattagttTCATCTGTATTgctgagacccgacaattcattacagccctgatcagttttaaatgactttttttccttttagaaacgtcactttgctgtgggactgttctaaacacgggaaaaatgtgccactttactagCATACtaaagacaccccccaggcacaaaattgtaaggaatatttcaattatattgtttcgctttaagcattattaaaatcactgttccagaAAACagccatttaaaaaacaaatgcattgatacatgtcctctggggcaagacccagatccccaaactctttttatgacaataccatgcattggTTAAGCCTTTAACcaattaagacccggaccattacgcaggtaaaggacctggccagttttttgcgatttggcactgcgtcgctttaactgaaaattgcgcgttcgtgcgatgtggctcccaaacaaaattggcgtcctttttcccccacaaatagagctttcttttggtggtatttgatcacctctgcggtttttattttttgtgctatattttttactttttgctataataaatacccccaaaaaatatataacattttttttctcagtttaggccgatacgtattcttgtacatatttttggtaaaaaaatcgcaataagcgtttatcgattggtttgagcaaaatttatagcgtttacaaaataggggatagttttattgcatttttattaatatttttttttttttactactaatggcggtgaacagcgattttttttgtttacacacagctctccccgttcttcagctccggggaccaatcgcgggactccggcggcgatcgggtccacgggtccacggctgggcacttaaagaggacgtacaggtactgtacgtgcttgtgcccagccgtgccattctgctgatgtatatgtgcaggaggcggtccttatgtggttaaaatgagcacttttgatttttcatgttaatctcccatagacttttaaacggTGTTCCACTGCttttgaatttgccacgaacaccacaTAATGTCCGCTGTTCGACGAATACCGGATGTTCGCGTCAAActtgagttcgacttgaacatcggtcTTATGCCTAGTTTCCTTCACAGGCAACAGGTCTGGGCGGTAAAgggtctttgtactcctctcacCCTCTCTAGGCAGTAGACCTGGGAGGCTATGAAAAGAGCTCTTATACCGGCATCCTCTCCAGGCCAAGCCAGGAAGGCAAAGACCCTTCGAGAAGGGCTCTCTGTTTATATTTATCTCCTTCTCCAGCCCTCATGATTGTCAACAACCCCCCTAGTAAATTTCTGGGTGAAGTTAATACTCATAACCACTAAAATTGTATCTTTTGCTCTATCCACTGAAGAACACTTCCCAACAGTAGGCAGAATGTAGGCTAGCCCCAGCCTAGCTGCCCACCAATGTTAAACTAGTGTAAATCAGCTAAATTCAATGCATCAATGCATTTTAAATcttacaattaattatttttagaaAGCCTGAGTAGAAATGTTGGTCTTCTGACAGCATGCTGTAGACAAGGATCCTTGTCTTATACTTGGAATATTTGGTCTCTCTGCAGAAGTCTTGTACACCCCCAAACATTGAGAGTTAGTACTTCTTAGCCAGAAAAGAGAATGAGCTTTACTGAATGTGGAGCTATAGTTCCAGTTGGACCTCTTCTTCTCTGCAGCTTACTGGTAGGGGAAAGGCTTTTCTATATAGTCTGCAGCTTCTAACCAAAGGAaaccaattactgtatatacttgagtataagccaagttttcagCAAGAAATTTTGTGCTGCAAatgcccccttggcttatactcgagtcacctttttgtgcctgatctcccggactttggggacctggccCAAActcggcacacatgtagccccactcttcctctgtgaaaagtttgttgtccaagggacctacggccaggagcaccgatttttttaaaGCCAGGCACTCCTTGCATAGTCTCCCAAGTTAAACTgcaatttctctggtgaatttggggacccggtaccagccggtcaaagatcccctggacccggaacttggcacacatttaGCCCCATTTCCCCTCTACAAGTGTGTAAAGTTTTTTGTCTGGGGGacatacggctggggagcaccgatttttcaaagccagacaccccttctatagactcccatgttaaatgtcagtctagtcatgggcacagtgaggcatgggcacagtgaggcatgggcacagtgagacatgggcacagtgaagcatgggcacagtgaggcatgcacatggacacagtgaggcaaagtgaggcatgtaaatggacaccctaggcttatactcgagtcaatacgttttcccattttttgtggtaaaattgggtgcctcggcttatattcgggtcggcttatactcgagtatatacggtaatacttttttttgcatgaagctggaaagtatttagctgatttaaaaaGAAACTTGAACTGGATTTAATAAACAAAGCATATTACTGTGCAATATttctaatatactgtatttatcggcgtataacacacaccctaactttaaaaaggaagtttcaggaatttttttccaaaggccccctgcatataacacgcaggcacagttttccctctatttttagggcaaaaaagtgagtgttatccgccaataaatacagtacttgactGAAACTTGAACATACTTTCATTTTTATTCCTGGACATAAATTacaacaataaatacaagaagACATGATATTTCCcttaaaggaaggaagaaaacacAGCAGATTGTCAGGAAGTTAGATAATTAGACAATGGCAATTAATAGTATTGCAGGTACAAAATGTGAGGAATATTAAACTGAACCAGAAAAGCTCAAATTCCAAATGTATAATACAATCTTTTTTGGCATTAGTTGAGTTGAGTTGCAAATTGCAATATAATATTGTGCTGTGGAGAGAGGCTCTGAAGCAGATAAAAATGGTATACATATTATACTTCTACAGTTCTTcatctgtatgaaaaaaaaaaaaaacaggaattctATGATGTGTCTATAATTTCATTTATCTACAAACATACTGCACCTCATTTCCATGTGCATTGTTAGAGATGACGTCTGGATGTGATAGTTTACTTTGAAACACCCCGGCAAACAGTGTAAGATCAGCCATCATATATTTTAGTGGAAATAATATATCACTTAAAAGGAATTGTTAGTCTCTGTTATTTGCTGAGTTGATATAAAACACTTTTATACATTTACTCCTCCTTGGTGGGCTGTTTTTTTTGCATAGCTAATTTATCTGATTGCTAATAATGCGTTAGGATTTTCTCCTGACACCCTTTATTAATCTTAATTTGGAAGCAGTAGggaaatctatgttattgttgcagcATGTATCCACTCACCTATTTTCTACcattttaaccggttaagacctgaaccaatatgcaggttaaggacctggcccctttttgcgattctgcaatgcgtcactttaactgacaattgagcggtcatgcaacgtggctcccaaacaaaattggtgtcctttttttcccacaaatagagctttcttttggtggtattcgatcacctctgcggtttttcattttttgcgctataaacaaaaatagagcgacaatttaaaaaaaaattcaatattttttactttttgctataataaatacccccaaaaaaatataaaaaaacattttttccccttagtttaggccgatacctattcttctacatatttttagtaaaaaatcgcaatacaaaAAGGCGTGCTGGCGTAATGTTTTATCCCAAAAACTCTTCTTCGAACAGGGTAACAAACCAGGCAGGTTACTGGCCAGAGCCACCCAGCAGCGTAAATTGGCCTCTACAATCCATCACATTGTAGACACTGTAGGTAAGACACACTCCAAAAAGGAGGACATAGCACAACAGTTTCATTGCTTCTACAACAACCTTTATAATCCTAGGAGACATGAATCCTGCGGCGCTGGCGAAATGCCGGGATTCCCTGGCTTTAGAGGCCCCCTTGACCCCAGAGGAATTTCTAGCGGCACTTAAAGCCACAAAACCTGGCAAAtgtccaggcccagatggctttatgGCCGTGTACTACAAAACCTTTGCTGACGTCCTAGCGCCAAACTTCCTTAAAGCATTTAATTCACTCTCTACTGACTCATCTTAAAGATCAAAAGATTGGTTgaagcctatgggccagattcatgtagatttaaggtggcgtatcgtatcccgtttacgttacgccgccgcaagtttccagcgtaagtgcttgattcacaaagcacttgcgtgtaaatttttggcggcgtagcgtaaagccgtccggcgcaagcctgcctaattcaaatagggcgtgtaccatttaaattaggcgcgttcccacgccaaacgttctgcgcatgctccgtttggaaatttcccgccgtgctttgcgcaaaattacggctccccaacgtgttttttgaacggcgaggtgcgtaacgtactttcgtattcccggacgtcttacacaaaaaaaaaacaatttctttgacgcgggaacgacggccatactttaatatggatggtgtaattttacaccatctaaatagcactcttaactttacgacgggaaaagctgacgtaagagaatgcgacgaacgcgcgtaccttcatggatcgccgtaaacagctaatttgcatacccgacgctggaaaacgacgcaaactccacccagcggccgtcggagaattacacctaggatctgaaggcgtacgaagccgtacgcctgtcggatctatgccaaaagccgtcgtatcttggtttgaggattccaaatcaagatacgacacggcaaatttgaaagtacgccggagtatcagcagatactccggcgtactttttctgtgaatctggccctatatttctgTTATTTCCAAAGAAGGGTAGGACTCTACTAAtgtcaccagtagggatgagcttcgagttcaagtcgaactcatgttcgactcgaacattgcctgacAATTcgtggtgttcgcggcaaattctaaaagccgcggaacaccctgttaaagtccatgggagaaatctaaagtgctaattttaaaggctaatatgtaagtaattgtcctaaaaagtgtttggggacctgggtcctgccccaggggaaatatatcaatgaaaaaaaaagttttaaaaatggccgttttttcaggagcagtgaatttaataatgcttaaagtgaaacaataaaagtgaaatatatcTCACTGTAAGGTGTATTTATGTATATTATTTGCCATTTTTTAGCCTATTGACTGAGCCAGCACCCACGTATACTTGTCATTAGCTAATAGTGGGTCCACCTAGGCTTATACTTAGGATCCATTCCAGATTGTATTCTTCAGACTTAAAATGCATCTTACATCTTAATTATTTATCAGCTCTATGGCGCCATCCTGGATGGAGACAATttacttcaacaaaatggcggccGGGAATCAATTGCGATGTTAATATGCTGAATCAACTACCTAGAATATACATGTTAATCACTACTAACCGATAAAATGGCCGCTGCCTGTTCGGAGATATATACTttggcaagatggccgccggacaACTTCCggttaatggggtagattcacgtagattttggccggcgtagcgtatctcagatacactacgccaccgtaagtttgaGCCgaaggtcctgtattcacaaagaacttgcgctgaaacttacggcggcgcagtgtaagcccgcctaattcaaaataggctggttgggggcgtgttctatgtaaaatactagtgaccccacgtattttacgtttttaacgaacgacgtatgccagtgtgcatgctccaaatgacgttggcaaatcgtcatgctttcgacgtgaacgtaaattatggccagccccattcacggacgagttacacaaacaacgtaaaatttgaaaaatttgacgcggttccgacgtccatacttaacattggctgctccatgtttttggtggtttatctttacgccggaaaaagcctaacgtaaacggcgtatctgtactgcgactgcgtatctagctgatttacatatttctaggtgtaaatcagcgtacacgcccctagcggccagcgtaaatatgcagttaagatacgacggcgtaggagacttacgctggtcgtatcttagcaatatttaagcgtatctcggtttgagaatacacttaaatatacaacggcggggattcggacttacgacggcatatctactgatactcccgtTGTAAGTcttagtgaatctacccctttatgTATAAATGACAAGCCCTGTAGCCAATCCGTTACCTCTGATGAAGCACGTGacgtggcgtaacatgtaagggaccgATATACCCAGGGAAATAACATCAGGAAGTACCTCTGTGATTACTCATTTTAACTTTGTAAGCAGCGTTTTTTGCATCTTTAATTAAATCGTACACTACGTACTACACCATGGGATCTCTCCTTTATTTCATTTATCCTGGGCAATATTGATGATCACCCGGAGGACCAAGTTTGTATCATTAATCACCAGGAGGAGACGGATCGGTGGGAGCCGCACAGCATAcatccagcaccagcagcagagaCCCACAGATCCAAGGCGTCATTTTAACTGCAGGAAGGTATGCGCTCCGTGAGCCCACTCGTTTGAAGACTCATTCAGAAAAACACAGAAAGAATATTATCAGCATTATTTACAGCCCTATTTATCCACAAAGTTTTTGTTTATTGGGACTTTTTATGCTTTAGTGCCAgtacttgtttttatttttgctagcgTTCActagctatttattacagcacttAGATGTGCTTATTCACATCACTGCACACTATTGCAGCTTTACCACAGCATTAGGCTGCACTCTCATTTGCTTTGCACTTTTATTGTGCTTATCACCTCATTTATCAATCACtttggtatatatttatttatttacacgtAGATTGAGCAGCAATAACACGCCATTCATCCATTCACTTTATTTGTTTCACTGAGTTCATTTGGAGGCGCGAGAGCTCTTCACACACCTATGCATGTGAAattgcgcatgtttcccgtacttagaactgtctctgcacaaagtgtaatttctgaaggaaaaaaagtcatttaaaaatgactggtggctataatgaattgttggctcacggcaattcagagagaaatcattcattaaaaaaaaaacatgggggtccccccaaattaaattaccatgcccttcaggtctggtatggatatcaaggggaaccccgccgtcaaatttaaaaaaaattacgtggggttccccccacatatccattacaggcccttcaggtctggtgtggattttaaggggaactccaccccaaattaaaaaataaatggcgtggagttcccccaaaaatccacaccagaccccttatccgagcacgtaacctggccagccacagaaaagagggggggactacAGAGcgttcccccctcctgaaccataccaggccacatgccctcaacgttgtcagtatccagcgatgggtgatcttctTATCTCTGGACcctggcggagaggagatcacccgtcgctggataccgacaacgttggagcttggactgagagtggattaccaccgctggatatttttctttgttgtttttgtttttttacaattatttacacttccttcgtgaaatggtaggggtacaatgtacaccattaccaattcacataggggggggcaggatctgggggtcccctttgttaaaggggtcttccagattctgataagccccccgcccgcaggcccccacaaccaccggccagggttgtggggatgaggcccttgtccccatcaacatggggacatcctccccatgttgagggcatgtggcctggtacggttcaggagggggggcactctctcgtccccccctcttttctgcggccggccaggttacgtgcttgcataaggggtctggtgtggatttttgggggaactccacaccattttatttatttggggtggagttccccttaaaatccacaccagacctgaagggtctggaatggatatttggggggaaccccacatcatttttttttaattgacgccggggttccccttaatatccataccagacctgaagggcctggtaattgaatttgggggacccccacgctttctctttatgaatgaattctctctgaattgccgggagcaatagccgcaagtccgttcattatagccgcaagtccggttttaaatgactttttttctttcagaaatgacactttgtgcagggacagttctaagtacgggaaacatgcgctatttcacatgcatattttacacccccctaggtacgaaatttaaaggaatatatcacttttattgtttcactttaagcatttttaaattcactgctcccgaaaaaacggccatttttaaaactttttttttgcattaatacatgtcccctggggcaggacccgggtccccaaacactttttaggacaataacttgcatattagcctttaaaattaggtcccatagactttaaatgggttctaaagttcacacgaacatttggtatgttcgcaggttctggtgcgaaccgaacagggaggtgttcggctcatccctactcaccagtTATCGTCCAATATCCCTGCTCAACGTGGACATCAAACTCTTTGCCAAAATCTTGGCAACTCGCCTGTCTTACCACATAGCAGCTTGGGTGGGCCTGGACCAGGTGGGGTTTTTCCCTGgaagagaggccagggacaacaccattaaATCCCTGAACCTACACAACTGGCTTACTACTTCCCGACAAGAAGATTTTTTCCTGGCaatggacgcggagaaggcgttcgacagggtggcctgggactataCGGAAGAAGTCCTAACTATGCTGGGGCTGGGGACTCGCATGCGGTCATTCATTTTCTCATTATACGCTAACCCAAAGGCCAGGGTAAAAGTTAATGGCCATCTGTCCGACGCCTTCTCCATCCACAATGGAactagacagggatgtccccttccCCCCCTGCTTTATATACTTACGCTAGAACCCCTCCTCTGTTGCATCCAAGCCAATCTGTGAATTGTGAAAGGCATAAAGATACAGGAGCAAGAATTTAAGATTGCAGCATTAGCAGATGGAGTATTATTGTTTCTTTCCTCGCCGCTCACGTCCTTACCAAATCTCTTAAAAATCCTGGAACATTTCAAATTACTGTCCAATTGAAAAATTAATTACTCCAAGTCATTTGCGTTAAATGCGTCCCTACCCACAGCACTGGCCAAGCAATGCCAGCCTAACTTTCCTTTCCAATGGAAAACGGGTGCCATACCCTATCTGGGCATCCAACTTCCTGCCGATTTAGCAGAGCTTTACAGCAGGACCTTCCAAACGGAATTACAGAACATACGCCATGATCTCCAAAAATTGGATAAATCCACAATTTCCTGGTTTGGGCGTGCGTCCATTATCAAAATGACAATCCTCCCCAG
It encodes:
- the LOC120930699 gene encoding olfactory receptor 1468-like, whose translation is MSYDRYLAICKPLHYNSIMNQSICIKSVIIIWLLSFKITLVDFISLCSLYYCGPNIIHHFFCDYEPILELSCSDTSWLHIQTYVLGFICVVAPFILIVISYIYIVLAILKIKSITGRQKAFTTCSSHLTVVCMFYGTLIAVYLFPTKGQLDILNKILSLFYTVMTPLLNPIIYTFRNKDFKKAIDKINPFFKIKMQL